The following are encoded together in the Bacillus sp. V2I10 genome:
- the bglA gene encoding 6-phospho-beta-glucosidase BglA, which yields MAKIAKLPDDFLWGGALAAHQFEGGWNQGGKGPSVVDVMTAGAHGVPRKITETIGENEFYPNHEAIDFYHKYKEDIALFAEMGLKCLRTSIGWSRIFPKGDEAEPNEEGLQFYDNVFDELLKHGIEPVITLSHFEMPLHLAREYGGFRNRKVVDFFARFAEVCFKRYKDKVKYWMTFNEINNKMDVNNPLFLWTNSGVVVRENENAKEVMYQAGHHELLASALAVSKGKEINPDFQIGAMVSHVPIYPYSSNPEDVMLAEEMMRQRYFFPDVHVRGYYPSYALKEFEREGYSIPFEDGDEDILRNGTVDYLGFSYYMSTTVKSDVQNENLGNIVNGGLPNGVENPYIKSSDWGWAIDPTGLRYTLNRFYDRYQIPLFIVENGFGAVDKLEENGSIHDATRINYLKSHIEAMEKAVTYDGVDLMGYTPWGIIDIVSFTTGEMKKRYGMIYVDRDNEGNGSMKRFKKDSFDWYKEVIASNGEKLEMEEYVK from the coding sequence ATGGCGAAAATAGCGAAATTACCAGATGATTTTTTATGGGGCGGTGCTTTGGCTGCTCATCAATTTGAAGGCGGATGGAATCAAGGCGGTAAAGGACCAAGCGTCGTGGACGTGATGACAGCAGGTGCGCATGGCGTGCCAAGAAAAATCACCGAAACAATTGGAGAAAACGAATTTTATCCGAACCACGAAGCAATTGATTTCTATCATAAATATAAAGAAGATATCGCTTTGTTTGCTGAAATGGGCTTAAAGTGCTTGAGAACATCGATCGGCTGGAGCAGAATTTTTCCTAAAGGAGATGAAGCTGAACCGAACGAAGAAGGGCTTCAGTTTTATGACAACGTCTTTGATGAATTGCTGAAGCATGGCATTGAGCCGGTAATTACGCTGTCCCACTTTGAAATGCCTCTCCATTTAGCGCGAGAATACGGCGGTTTCAGAAACAGAAAGGTAGTCGACTTTTTCGCTCGGTTCGCTGAAGTTTGCTTTAAACGCTATAAAGATAAAGTAAAGTACTGGATGACCTTTAACGAAATCAACAACAAAATGGATGTAAACAATCCGCTGTTTTTATGGACGAACTCGGGCGTTGTTGTCCGCGAAAACGAGAATGCGAAAGAAGTGATGTACCAGGCGGGGCACCACGAATTGCTGGCAAGTGCATTGGCGGTATCAAAAGGAAAAGAAATCAACCCGGATTTCCAGATCGGGGCCATGGTGTCGCATGTGCCGATTTATCCGTATTCATCAAACCCTGAAGATGTGATGCTGGCGGAAGAAATGATGAGACAGCGCTACTTTTTCCCTGATGTACATGTTCGCGGCTACTACCCAAGCTACGCTTTGAAAGAATTTGAACGAGAAGGCTACTCGATTCCATTTGAAGACGGCGATGAAGACATCTTGCGAAATGGAACAGTTGATTATTTAGGCTTCAGCTATTACATGTCAACAACGGTTAAAAGTGATGTGCAAAACGAAAACCTGGGTAATATTGTGAACGGCGGATTGCCAAATGGTGTAGAAAATCCATATATCAAATCGAGTGACTGGGGCTGGGCAATTGACCCGACCGGCTTACGCTACACATTAAATCGCTTTTATGATCGCTATCAAATTCCATTGTTTATTGTAGAAAATGGATTCGGTGCTGTAGATAAACTGGAAGAAAACGGCTCGATTCATGACGCTACAAGAATCAACTATTTAAAGTCTCACATTGAAGCAATGGAAAAAGCCGTAACGTATGACGGCGTTGATTTAATGGGCTACACGCCATGGGGAATTATCGATATCGTATCCTTTACAACAGGCGAGATGAAAAAGCGGTACGGCATGATTTACGTGGACCGTGACAATGAAGGAAACGGATCAATGAAGCGATTTAAGAAAGATTCATTTGACTGGTACAAAGAAGTGATTGCATCGAATGGAGAAAAACTGGAAATGGAAGAGTATGTTAAATAA
- a CDS encoding beta-glucoside-specific PTS transporter subunit IIABC, producing the protein MSGKVRDYSKLAAGILEAVGGEENVIGATRCATRLRLVLKRSNPKAKEQVSSMPGVITVVENSGQFQVVIGQHVGEVYEEFSNLVNIETSDVESENKGTIVNRVIATMSAVFAPFIYILAAAGILQGVLILINLLFDSFAETGTYQVLSFISWSPFTFLPIFIAITASKHFKTNTYIAVACCAALVSPTWAEMAAQIAEGNNISFLGLALTKTTYTSSVLPPLFLVWILSYLERLLNKRMNEVIRPLFVPLLCMVIMVPLTIALIGPITTMGANGIANGYNFLAENAPALAGAIIGAFWQVIVIFGVHWGITPMVLANYDLYGRDSFQAYQTIAVIAQVGAVLGVVLKTKSQETRKVGVSAGITGLFGITEPAIYGVTLRFKKPFIFGCVSGAIGAIAASFFNPYYFAYAGLPGPLTIVNGINADYPMSIWGILLGSAIAIVLPVVLIQLFGYGEDKAKEAGGDNIEEAQGKSGIPVSQMNEEAVHAPLSGKVVPLSEVPDEVFSSGAMGEGFAILPSDNKVYGPFDGTVVMVAPTKHAIGLRSKTGVELLVHIGLDTVKLDGIPFGLNVKEGDEFKKGDFLIEFDQEFIQNQGLQTITPVIMTNSAAYEEVIMEDIDESVLHQKMMTVVK; encoded by the coding sequence TTGTCGGGAAAAGTGAGGGATTATTCTAAGCTTGCAGCAGGTATTTTAGAAGCAGTTGGCGGAGAAGAGAATGTGATTGGAGCTACACGTTGTGCTACAAGACTTCGATTGGTGCTAAAACGCTCTAATCCAAAAGCGAAGGAACAAGTATCGTCAATGCCTGGTGTTATTACCGTAGTAGAAAACAGCGGTCAGTTTCAGGTTGTCATTGGGCAGCATGTAGGGGAAGTGTATGAAGAGTTTTCAAATTTGGTCAATATTGAAACCTCTGATGTAGAAAGTGAAAACAAAGGAACGATCGTAAACCGCGTTATTGCAACGATGTCGGCAGTGTTTGCACCTTTTATTTACATTTTAGCTGCCGCAGGTATTTTGCAAGGGGTGTTAATCTTAATTAATTTACTGTTTGACAGCTTTGCCGAAACAGGGACTTATCAGGTTTTAAGTTTTATCTCTTGGTCGCCATTTACATTTTTGCCGATTTTCATTGCGATTACTGCATCAAAGCACTTTAAAACAAATACATATATCGCAGTCGCATGTTGTGCTGCGTTAGTGAGTCCGACATGGGCAGAAATGGCAGCACAAATTGCAGAAGGAAACAATATTTCGTTTTTAGGGCTTGCTTTAACTAAAACGACATATACGTCTTCTGTTCTGCCTCCGCTATTTTTAGTGTGGATTTTGTCTTATCTTGAAAGATTATTAAACAAGAGAATGAACGAAGTCATTAGGCCGTTATTTGTTCCATTATTATGTATGGTCATCATGGTGCCTTTAACGATTGCCTTAATCGGTCCTATTACAACAATGGGTGCAAATGGAATTGCAAACGGATACAACTTCTTGGCAGAAAACGCACCTGCTTTGGCTGGAGCGATCATCGGCGCATTCTGGCAAGTCATTGTTATTTTTGGTGTGCATTGGGGAATCACACCTATGGTATTAGCGAATTATGATTTATATGGCCGGGATTCATTCCAGGCGTATCAAACGATCGCCGTTATCGCACAAGTTGGAGCGGTACTAGGTGTTGTTTTAAAAACAAAAAGCCAGGAAACACGAAAAGTCGGCGTTTCTGCAGGTATTACCGGATTATTCGGCATTACAGAGCCAGCCATTTATGGGGTGACGCTGCGATTTAAGAAGCCGTTTATTTTCGGCTGCGTCTCCGGTGCGATTGGCGCCATCGCAGCAAGTTTCTTTAATCCCTATTATTTTGCATACGCTGGGCTGCCAGGGCCGCTCACCATTGTAAACGGCATAAATGCAGATTATCCAATGTCGATTTGGGGCATTTTGCTGGGATCTGCCATTGCCATTGTTCTTCCAGTTGTTTTAATCCAGCTTTTCGGATATGGAGAAGATAAAGCGAAAGAAGCAGGCGGAGACAATATAGAAGAAGCGCAAGGAAAAAGCGGCATTCCTGTTTCTCAAATGAATGAAGAAGCAGTACACGCGCCATTAAGCGGCAAGGTCGTTCCTCTTTCAGAAGTCCCGGATGAAGTATTTAGCTCTGGCGCAATGGGAGAAGGCTTTGCCATTCTGCCATCAGACAACAAAGTGTATGGACCTTTTGACGGAACTGTCGTCATGGTCGCGCCGACAAAGCATGCAATCGGCTTGCGTTCAAAAACAGGTGTAGAACTGCTCGTGCACATTGGATTGGATACGGTTAAATTGGATGGAATACCTTTTGGTTTGAATGTAAAAGAAGGGGATGAATTCAAAAAAGGAGATTTTCTAATCGAATTTGACCAAGAATTCATTCAAAATCAAGGATTACAAACAATCACACCAGTCATCATGACTAATTCAGCAGCTTATGAAGAAGTGATCATGGAAGATATTGATGAAAGTGTATTGCATCAGAAAATGATGACAGTTGTAAAATAA
- a CDS encoding GntR family transcriptional regulator — MLKYQQIAAEIEKDIEANALQQGDKLPVLEALMTRFEVSKSTITKSLDLLEKKGVVFQVRGSGIFVRRHKRKGYISLLSNQGFKKDLEDFNITSKVIELEVKKPTKEAANNLNIELDDDVYYVKRVRYINGQTLCLEESYYNKSIITYLNKEIVSESIFDYIREGLGLKIGFSDVYLQVGKLKVEEAKHLCLEKGAPALYNETIFHLTNGQPFDFSKVTYNYEQSQFFIQSNSHSL, encoded by the coding sequence ATGTTAAAGTACCAGCAAATAGCAGCGGAAATTGAAAAGGATATTGAAGCGAATGCGCTTCAACAAGGCGATAAACTGCCTGTATTAGAAGCATTAATGACCCGTTTTGAAGTAAGTAAGAGTACGATTACGAAATCGTTAGATCTGTTGGAGAAAAAAGGCGTTGTCTTTCAAGTCAGAGGCAGCGGAATTTTTGTGAGAAGGCATAAGAGAAAAGGATATATTAGTCTGCTTTCTAATCAAGGATTTAAAAAGGATCTTGAGGATTTTAATATAACTTCAAAAGTCATTGAATTAGAAGTGAAGAAACCAACAAAAGAAGCGGCAAATAATTTAAATATTGAACTCGATGACGATGTCTATTATGTAAAAAGAGTTCGGTATATTAACGGGCAAACTTTGTGTCTAGAAGAATCCTATTATAATAAATCCATCATTACCTATTTGAATAAAGAGATTGTCTCTGAATCCATCTTTGATTATATTCGGGAAGGCTTAGGATTAAAGATCGGCTTTTCGGATGTGTACCTTCAAGTAGGAAAGCTGAAGGTGGAAGAAGCAAAGCATTTATGCTTAGAAAAAGGAGCACCTGCATTATACAATGAAACCATTTTTCATTTAACCAATGGTCAGCCTTTCGACTTTTCAAAAGTCACTTATAACTATGAACAATCCCAGTTCTTTATCCAATCGAATAGTCACTCTTTATAA
- a CDS encoding 2OG-Fe(II) oxygenase encodes MDSKKTISKERTIFNHIGNKIKTEDREINIIARLEEPLIVILGNVLSDEECDELIRLSKDKMHRSKIGVTHEVNEIRTSSSMFFQENENDIITKIEKRISSIMNIPIEHGDGIQILKYTPGQEYKAHFDFFTPTSKVTKNNRISTIIMYLNDVEHGGETFFPKLNFSVSPQKGMAVYFEYFYNDKNVNELTLHGGAPVITGEKWVATQWMRRQK; translated from the coding sequence ATGGATAGTAAAAAAACAATTAGTAAAGAACGAACTATTTTTAATCACATTGGAAATAAAATCAAAACAGAAGATAGAGAAATTAATATAATTGCTAGATTAGAAGAACCACTAATAGTAATTTTAGGAAATGTTTTGAGTGACGAAGAATGTGACGAACTAATTAGATTGTCAAAAGATAAAATGCATCGTTCTAAAATTGGAGTTACACACGAAGTAAATGAGATAAGAACAAGTAGCAGTATGTTTTTTCAAGAAAATGAAAATGACATCATTACCAAAATTGAAAAAAGAATATCATCTATTATGAATATACCCATTGAACATGGGGATGGTATTCAAATTCTTAAATATACTCCTGGTCAAGAGTATAAAGCTCATTTTGATTTTTTTACACCTACAAGTAAAGTAACAAAAAATAATAGAATTAGCACAATCATCATGTACTTAAATGATGTGGAGCATGGAGGAGAAACTTTTTTTCCAAAACTAAATTTTTCAGTATCCCCTCAAAAAGGGATGGCGGTGTATTTCGAATATTTCTATAACGATAAAAACGTAAACGAACTAACTTTACATGGTGGAGCACCAGTTATTACTGGAGAAAAATGGGTTGCAACACAATGGATGAGAAGACAAAAATAG